One Falco peregrinus isolate bFalPer1 chromosome 6, bFalPer1.pri, whole genome shotgun sequence DNA segment encodes these proteins:
- the TPI1 gene encoding triosephosphate isomerase yields MAPRKFFVGGNWKMNGDKKSLGELIHTLNGAKLSADTEVVCGAPSIYLDFARQKLDAKIGVAAQNCYKVPKGAFTGEISPAMIKDIGAAWVILGHSERRHVFGESDELIGQKVAHALAEGLGVIACIGEKLDEREAGITEKVVFEQTKAIADNVKDWSKVVLAYEPVWAIGTGKTATPQQAQEVHEKLRGWLKSHVSDAVAQSTRIIYGGSVTGSNCKELASQHDVDGFLVGGASLKPEFVDIINAKH; encoded by the exons ATGGCGCCCAGGAAGTTCTTCGTGGGGGGCAACTGGAAGATGAACGGCGACAAGAAGAGCCTGGGCGAGCTGATCCACACGCTGAACGGCGCCAAGCTCTCCGCCGACACCG AGGTGGTCTGCGGAGCCCCTTCCATCTACCTGGACTTTGCCCGTCAGAAGCTGGATGCGAAGATTGGGGTTGCAGCACAGAACTGCTACAAGGTGCCGAAGGGCGCCTTCACGGGAGAGATCAG ccctgccatgaTAAAAGACATTGGAGCTGCGTGGGTGATCCTGGGCCACTCGGAACGACGGCATGTTTTTGGGGAGTCTGATGAG CTGATTGGGCAGAAGGTGGCTCATGCTCTGGCTGAGGGCCTCGGAGTTATTGCCTGCATTGGGGAGAAGCTGGACGAGAGAGAAGCTGGCATAACCGAGAAGGTGGTTTTTGAACAGACCAAGGCCATTGCTg ATAACGTGAAGGACTGGAGTAAAGTGGTTCTTGCCTACGAGCCAGTTTGGGCTATTGGAACTGGTAAAACTGCAACTCCCCAACAG GCTCAGGAAGTTCATGAGAAGCTGCGGGGGTGGCTGAAAAGCCACGTGTCTGATGCTGTTGCTCAGTCAACTAGGATCATCTATGGAG GTTCCGTCACTGGCAGCAACTGTAAGGAGTTGGCCTCTCAGCATGATGTGGATGGCTTCCTTGTTGGTGGAGCTTCTCTCAAGCCAGAGTTTGTGGATATTATCAATGCCAAACACTGA
- the LRRC23 gene encoding leucine-rich repeat-containing protein 23 has product MERGERGLPGEEGEQEEEEEEEGQVPAPRPLTEAALREGLSLLGKTGDGLAHAYVKFEAKYKDLTDISLLKCFIHLRYVDLSENKLQDLSPLNSLTHLLWLKVDGNLLTSACMQELPYLQIISFAHNRIKDMEGITHPRLANLSLKGNKIETALGLSHGRLFSLQILELRRNKLESTAGLSLPMLKSLYLAQNAIWSLEGLEELGQLTTLHLRDNHIETLDGFCSSMKCLQYLNLRNNGISSFQEVAKLQVLPMLQALVLLDNPCSDEPDYRLEVLVLLPHLQRLDKEFFEQDERAEANKIRQKRQEEE; this is encoded by the exons ATGGAGCGGGGCGAGCGCGGCCttcctggggaggagggggagcaggaggaggaggaggaggaggaaggacag gtgccggccccgcggcccctcACGGAGGCCGCCCTGAGGGAGGGCCTCTCGCTCCTTGGTAAGACAGGCGACGGCCTGGCCCACGCCTATGTGAAGTTTGAAGCGAAATACAA GGACTTGACAGACATCAGCCTCCTCAAATGCTTCATTCACCTGCGATATGTGGATCTGTCAGAGAACAAGCTGCAAGATTTATCTCCACTGAACAGCCTAACCCACCTGCTTTGGCTGAAGGTTGATGGGAATCTGCTTACCAGTGCCTGCATGCAGGAGCTGCCCTACCTCCAGATCATCAGCTTTGCTCACAACCGCATCAAGGATATGGAGGGCATTACTCACCCCCGCTTAGCCAACCTCAGCCTGAAAG gaaataaaattgaGACAGCTCTGGGCCTGAGTCACGGCCGATTGTTCAGCCTGCAAATCCTGGAGCTGCGAAGGAACAAGCTAGAGagcacagcagggctcagccTTCCCATGCTCAAGAGCCTCTACCTG GCCCAGAACGCCATTTGGAGCCTAGAAGGCCTTGAGGAGCTAGGGCAGCTGACTACTTTGCACCTGCGTGACAACCACATTGAGACCCTGGATGGATTCTGCAGTAGCATGAAGTGCTTGCAGTACCTCAATCTACG GAACAATGGAATCAGCAGCTTTCAGGAGGTGGCAAAACTGCAGGTCCTCCCCATGCTGCAGGCACTGGTGCTGTTGGACAATCCATGCTCTGATGAACCTGATTACAGGTTGGAGGTCCTGGTCCTGCTGCCACACCTGCAACGCCTCGACAAGGAATTTTTTGAGCAAGATGAGCGGGCAGAGGCAAACAAAATCCGtcagaaaaggcaggaagaagaATAG